In the genome of Streptomyces violaceoruber, the window GCATCTTCGACACCGAGCTGGCCGGGCGGCTCGCCGGCTTCCCGCGCGTCGGGCTCGGCGCGATGGTGGAGAACGTTCTGGGGTTCGTCCTGGAGAAGGGCCACTCCGCCGTCGACTGGTCGACGCGCCCGCTGCCCGAGCCCTGGCTGCGCTACGCCGCGCTCGACGTCGAGCTGCTGGTCGACCTGCGGGACGCCCTGGAGAAGGAGCTGGACCGCCAGGGCAAGCTGGAGTGGGCCCGGCAGGAGTTCGACGCGATCGCCTCTGCCCCGCCGGCCGAGCCGCGCAAGGACCCGTGGCGCCGCACGTCCGGCATGCACAAGGTGCGCAGGCGCCGCCAGCTCGCCGTGGTGCGGGAGCTGTGGCAGGCCCGGGACCGGATCGCGCAGCGCCGGGACGTCTCCCCCGGCAAGGTGCTCGGGGACGCGGCCATCGTCGAGGCCGCCCTCGCGCTGCCGCCCGATGCGCACGCGCTGGCCGCGCTGAACGGGTTCGGCAGGGTGAACCGCCGGCAGCTGGAGCAGTGGCAGCTGTCGGTCGACCGGGCCAGGGCGCTGTCCGAGTCGCAGCTGCCACAGCCCGGCCAGCCGGTGACCGGCCCCCCGCCGCCGCGGGCCTGGGCCGACAAGGACCCGGCCGCCGCGGCCCGGCTGACCGCGGCACGCGCGGCGGTGACGGCGCTGGCCGAGCGGCTGAGCATGCCCCAGGAGAACCTGATCACGCCCGACACGGTGCGCCGGGTCTGCTGGGAGCCGCCCGCGACGGTCGACGCCGAGTCCGTGGGCGCGGCCCTCGCCGGACACGGAGCCCGGCCCTGGCAGGTGGAGCAGGTGACACCGGTACTGGTGGCGGCGCTGAGCCGGGAGGCGGCGTAGCAGGAGCGGCGGATTCCGGCCAAGGTCGCGGGTGCGGCACTTGCTCCGGTGGTGTGACGGACGGTGTGACCTTCGCCGCTCCCGCCGGGGGGACTGGGCAGCTACGTTACTCATAAGTAGCATGGGTCCTGAGCGCGCGCTCAGTGCATGCGTGCCGCAGCAGTGCCATCCCGCACCCTGGAGGAGAGCCATCGTGCCTCGTACCGTCAGGGACGTCGTCTTCGTCGACGGCGTCCGCACCCCGTTCGGCAAGGCGGGCCCGAAGGGCGTCTACCACGAGACCCGCGCCGACGACCTGGTCGTGAAGGCGATCCGGGAGCTGCTGCGCCGCAACCCCGGTCTCGACCCCAAGAAGATCGACGAGGTCGCCGTCGCCGCGACCACGCAGATCGGCGACCAGGGCCTGACCATCGGCCGCACCGCCGGCATTCTGGCGGGCCTGCCCACCTCGGTCCCGGGCTACTCCATCGACCGCATGTGCGCGGGCGCCCTGACCGCCGTCACCTCGGTGGCCGGCTCGGTCGCCTTCGGCGCGTACGACGTCGCGATCGCGGGCGGTGTCGAGCACATGGGCCGCCACCCGATGGGCGAGGGCGTCGACCCGAACCCGCGGTTCGTCAGCGAGAAGCTGGTCGACGAGTCCGCCCTGTTCATGGGCATGACCGCGGAGAACCTGCACGACCGCTACCCGTCGATCACCAAGCAGCGCGCCGACGAGTACGCGGTGCGCTCGCAGGAGAAGGCCGCCAAGGCCTACGCCAACGGCCAGATCCAGGCCGACCTGGTGCCGGTCTCGGTGCGCCGCACCAACGAGGAGGCGGGCGAGACGGGCTGGGGCCTGGTCACGGCCGACGAGCCGATGCGTCCGGGCACCACCCTGGAGAACCTGGCGGGCCTGAAGACGCCGTTCCGCGTGCACGGCCGGGTCACCGCGGGCAACGCGGCCGGTCTGAACGACGGCGCGACCGCCTCCCTCATCGCGAGCGAGGACTTCGCCCGCGAGCACAACCTCCCCGTGAAGATGCGCCTGGTCGCGTACTCCTTCGCGGGCGTCGAGCCGGAGGTCATGGGCTACGGCCCGATCCCGGCCACCGAGAAGGCCCTCGCGCAGGCGGGTCTGTCCATCTCGGACATCGGCCTGTTCGAGATCAACGAGGCCTTCGCCGTCCAGGTCCTCGCGTTCCTGGAGCACTACGGCATCGCCGACGACGACGCGCGCGTCAACCAGTACGGCGGCGCCATCGCCTTCGGCCACCCGCTGGCCTCCTCCGGCGTCCGGCTGATGACGCAGCTGGCCCGTCAGTTCGAGGAGCAGCCGCACGTCCGCTACGGCCTGACCACCATGTGCGTCGGCTTCGGCATGGGCGCGACGGTCATCTGGGAGAACCCGCACTTCGAGGGGGACAAGTGAGCACCACCGCAGAGCTGCTGAAGGGTGCGGCCGAGCTGTTCCCCGGCGAGGTCGTCACCAGCGCCCACGTGCGCCACTTCGACCTGCCCCTGGGAGCGGGCCGCTTCGCCCTCGTCACCCTGGACAACGGCCACGACCACACCAAGCCGACCACGCTCGGCCCGCAGTCGCTGGCGAACATCGACGCCGCGCTCGACCAGGTCGAGAAGGAGGCCGCGGACGGCGACATCGTCGGCGTCGGCGTCACCGGCAAGCCGTTCATCTTCGCGGTCGGCGCCGACCTCAAGGGCGTCGAGCTGCTCAAGCGGCACGAGGACGCGCTGGCCATCGGCAAGGGCGGCCACGACGTCCTCAAGCGCCTGGCGAACCTCGCGGTGCCGTCGTTCGCGTACTACAACGGCGCGGCCATGGGCGGCGGCGTGGAGATCGGCCTGCACTGCACCTACCGCACGGTGTCGGCGGCCCTCCCGGCCTTCTCCCTGCCCGAGGTCTTCCTCGGCCTGGTCCCCGGCTGGGGCGGCTGCACGCTGCTGCCGAACCTGATCGGCGCCGACAAGGCCGTCTCGGTGATCATCGAGAACAGCCTCAACCAGAACAGGCAGCTCAAGGGCAAGCAGGTCCTCGAGCTCGGCATCGCGGACGCGATCTTCGAGGGCGCGGACTTCCTGGAGCAGTCGCTGCTGTGGACGGCGTCCGTCCTCAAGGGCGAGATCACCGTCGAGCGTCCGCTGATCGACCGCGGCGAGGCCTGGGACCAGGCCGTCGCCAAGGGCCGCTTCATCGCCGACGGCAAGGTGCACGGCGCCGCCCCGGCCGCCTACCGCGCCCTGGACATCATCGCCACCGCCAAGAACGGCGACCTCCAGCAGGGCTACGACGCCGAGGACCAGGCCCTCGCCGACCTGATCATGGGCGGCGAGCTGCGCTCCGGCATCTACGCCTTCAACCTGGTCCAGAAGCGCGGCAAGCGCCCGGCGGGTGCGCCGGACAAGTCGCTGGCCCGCCCGGTCACCAAGGTGGGCGTGGTCGGCGCCGGTCTGATGGCCTCGCAGCTGGCGCTGCTCTTCCTGCGCCGCCTGGAGGTCCCGGTCGTCCTCACCGACATCGACCAGGAGCGCGTCGACAAGGGTGTGGGCTACGTCCACGCCGAGATCGACAAGCTGCTCGGCAAGGGCCGTGTCAACCAGGACAAGGCGAACCGCCTCAAGGCCCTGGTGACCGGTGTGCTGGACAAGGCCGAGGGCTTCGCGGACGCGGACTTCGTCATCGAGGCCGTCTTCGAGGAGATGGGCGTCAAGCAGAAGGTCTTCGCCGAGGTCGAGGCGGTGGCCCCCGCGCACGCGATCCTGGCCACGAACACCTCCTCCCTCTCGGTCTCGGAGATGGCGTCGAAGCTGAAGCACCCCGAGCGGGTCGTCGGCTTCCACTTCTTCAACCCGGTCGCGATCCTGCCGCTCCTGGAGATCGTCCGCGGCGAGCAGACCGACGAGGCCGCGCTGGCCACGGCGTTCGGCGTCGCCAAGAAGCTGAAGAAGACCGCGGTCCTGGTCAAGGACGCCCCGGCGTTCGTGGTCAACCGCATCCTGACCCGCTTCATGGGCGAGATCCAGAACGTCATCGACGAGGGCACGCCGGTCGCGGTGGCGGAGAAGGCGGTGGAGCCCCTCGGCCTGCCGATGTCCCCGCTGGTCCTCCTGGAGCTGGTGGGCCCGGCCATCGGCCTGCACGTCTCGGAGACTCTCAACCGGGCCTTCCCGGAGCGCTTCACGGTCTCCCCGAACCTCAAGGCGGTCGTGGAGGCGGGCAAACGCGGCTTCTACGTCTACGACAGCGGCAAGCCGGAGCTGGACCCGGAGGTCGCCGCGCTCCTCAAGCAGGGCGACTCCGTCCTGACCGAGGAGCAGGTCCGCGACCGCGTCCTGGACGCGGTGGCCCAGGAGATCGGCCTGATGCTGGACGAGGGCGTCGTCGCCGAGGCCCAGGACGTCGACCTCTGCCTGATCACCGGCGCCGGCTGGCCCTTCCACCTGGGCGGCATCACGCCGTACCTGGACCGCGAGGGCGTCTCGGAGCGGGTGAACGGGAAGCGGTTCCTGGAGGCGGGGGTGGCGTCGGTACCGGCGTGACCTCCCGGAGCAGGTGAAGCGGGCCCCGCCGGCGGCGGGGCCCGCTTCGGTGTTCGGGGCCGCGCTCAGCAGAGCCAGGGGCCGAGCGGACTGCTCACGGAGGGAGAGAGCTGGCGGCGGACGTGCAGCCGGCCGTCCACGCCGACGACCGCCACCACCAGCGCGCCCTGCGCGTCGTACGCCATGGCCGGGGCGTACGCGAACGCCTCGCCCGACTCGTGCCAGTGCGCGCCGGAGTGGTCCTTGTCCCGGTCGGGCAGGGAGACCACGAGCCGTCCACTGCTGCCGCGGTGTGCGAGGAACGCCTCACGGGCGCCCCGTTCCGGAGCCCACAGCGCCGCGACGGCGCCGGTGCCGCCGTGGCCGCCGACCCCGGCGCCGGAACCGGGCCAGCGGCCGTCGGCGTGCTGCCGGTAGGCCATGACCTGCTGGGTGCCCGCCTCCCGGAAGTACAGGCAGGTGCGCTCGTCGCCCGAGTCCACGGCGGTGATTCCGCCCGTCGCGGGCCGGCCCGTCCGCAGGGTGTCGTCGAGCAGGAAGGAACCGCCGAGCTCGGCCTGGTGCCAGCGCCATACCGAGTTCTTCCCCGGCACGTACAGCTCCACGGTGCCCCGCGAGGTGGTCAGCGTGGTGCCCGCGTCCTGGAGGAGGTTGCCGCCGATGCCGGTCCAGGGAGTCCAGTTGCCGTCGGTGTCCCGGCCGCGGTGGGAGATGCCCTGGTCGAAGTCGCGGACGAAGACGTGCAGCCGGCCGGCCCCGTCGACGGCCGCCGACGGTACGCCGACTTCCCGCTGCCGGCGCCCGTCGGCCTGGGACCAGTCGGGGTTCTCCAGGGAGTGCCAGCCGCTGAACCCGTTGCCGTCGGCATCCTGCACGGTGTGCACGACATCGGCGGTGACCGTGCCGCCCGCGACCACCTGGCGGCGCAGGCCCACCAGTTCCGCGGGACCGCCGGGCAGTCCGGCCACCGCGAGCGTGGAGGCGAGCCAGCCGTCGCCCAGGACGTACGGGCCCTTCCACTCACCGCTCGCCGGGGCGGTCTCGGTCCAGAAGGCGAGCCGGCCGGCCAGCACACCGAAGGCGTTCAGCCGCCCGCCCGGCCCCAGCCGCAGCCAGTCCGTGGTGGGCGAGTAGCGGTAGGCGCAGCTCAGCATGTGTGTGCTGCGGTACGGGTTGGAACCCAGTTGCCGGTCGCCGCAGGTGCGGCAGGTTCCGTGCGCGCAGGTCGCGGGCGCGTCGAGGCCGGCGTACGTCGCGAGGTACTCGGCCTTCTCCGTGACGGCCGACGAGTCGAGGTTGTAGCCCCAGAAGCGGTTGGCGTAGGCGCGGTAGCACTCGACGACCGGGTTGTGCCCCGCCTCGCGGTACCGGGCGAGGGCCGCGAGCGCGAACTCGGCGGTGACCGTGTGGTCGACGTGGTCGGAGCAGACGAAGTCCGTCTTTCCGCCGTCGTGTTCGGGGTCGGGGTCCATCGTCCGCACGGATGTCGGACGGATGTGGGCCAGCAGCGCCGCGAGCCCCGTGATGACCTGTTCGCGGGTGACGTGCTGGACCTCGCCGACCGTGCAGCCGTGCACCGGCAGCGTGGCCTGGGTGTGGATCGTGCCGCCCCACAGCTGGTGCAGCCGGGTGCGCACGCCCCGCGGCCCGGGTGCGCCCATGTGCAGCTGGAGGAAGTACAGGCACACGTCGTCGTGGCCGGTGAGCACGAATCGCTCGGCGGCGAAGCCGGGGACGAGGTCCACGGCCTCCCGTCGCCAGGGGTGGTCGCGGTCACCGGTCACCATCCGGGCGTACGCGGACCGTAGTCCGCAGCCGCGTTCGGTGCTGTACCCGGCGTAGTCCGGCGTCTCCCCGGCGCGGCCCGGGTCGCCGGTGTCGGCGTTGACGCCGTCGCCCTCCCCCGCGGTCACGACCACCGTGGTGACCTGATCGCCGTCCCGCAGGGAACGGATCAGGTCGGGGTTCATGAAGTAGAGGTCGTCGTCCTGGTGCGCGATGATGTGCAGGACGGAACGGGCCGTCGCGGTCACCGGTCCTCCAAAGTGGTCGGTCGTCGTCGGATCATCGGTCCACCACGTTCATGGCCATGGCCCCGGAGGCCGAGCAGTAGGGACGCACCCAGACCGGCCGGGCCGGGTGGATCACCGCAAGGTCCGAGATCCCGTCCCCGGTCAGCGGGAGGGACGGGTAGGCGTAGGCGCCCTTGACGTCCGGGAAGTCCTCCAGCAGGTGGCACACCCGCACCTTGCGCCGGTCGTGCGGGTCGGGCTGCAGCCACCAGTCCCAGTCCTCCCAGCGTTCCAGGCGGTGGTCGACGACGCGTCGCACCGGCACGTGCGCCCGGAACGCGTGGCGGCCCAGGACCTCCACGGGAACGGTGAAGTTCTTTCCGTGCGGACCGCGGCGGCTCACGACGAACAACGCGCCCGGTTCGATCCGGCGGCCGCCGCACAGGACGCCCCGCAGCGTGATGGCGCCGTCCCCCAGCTCGACGGTCGCGCACTCGACGTGTTCCTCGCGCAGCACCGTGCGCAGCATGAGCCGGCCGTTGGGCTGGGCGTAGGGCAGGTTCCAGGTGACCGGACCGGTCGGCGGACGGCCCACCAGATCGGCCCGGGCGTCGATCAGTGCCCGCGTGTCCCGGATGCCCGCCTTCATGTGCACGGTCTTCGACCTGGCCGAACGCATCGTCACCTGCCAGCGGCCGTCGCCGAGTTCGTCCAGGGCCGAGGGGCCCAGCGCCGCCGTGTACCGGGTGCCTCCGTTGTCGAGGTTCGTCCGCGAGGTGCGTACGGGTACATCGGGGCGCCGGTTGCCGTCGGACGGCTGGTGGCGCAGGACGAACTGCCAGCGGTGACGGCCGTCACCGGGGCCCTCGGTGCTGAAGCGCAGCCACCCCGCGCCGTCCGCGACGACGTCCACGGTCGCCGCGCCGATGCCCACCGGGGGGACGGTGGCCGGGGCCCCCGTCCGCCGGGACCCGGCCGGTGCGCGGTATCCGCGGACGGCGGCGGCACGGCGGCGGGCGGCGTCCTCGAAGAGCCGCACGTAGCGGTCCGCGACGGCGGCCGGATCGTAGCGGGCGGCGTTGCGCAGGGCCGCCTCGCCCATGTCGCGTCGCAGGACCTCGTCGGCCATCAGGCGCCGCAGCCCCCAGGCGATGCCCGACACCTGCCCGTTGGGCACCAGGAAGCCGTCCTCGCCGTCGCTGAGGATCTCCCGGGGCCCGACCGGGCAGTCGGTGGAGACCACGGGCAGTCCGCAGCGCATCGCCTCCACCAGGGTCATGCCGAAGGACTCCGCGCTGGAGGTGACGGCCGCGATGGACCCCTTCGCCCACTCGGAGTCGATCGGCGAGAACCCGCCCATGAGCAACGCCCGGCCGGACAGGCCGAGTTCGGTGACGAGCGTGCGCAGCTTTCCGGCCTCCCCGCCGTCGCCGTAAATGCGCAGCTGCCAGTCGGGGAACTCGTCGGCGAGGCTGCCGAAGGCGCGGATCAACAGGTCGTAGCGCTTGACGTGGTGCATGCGGCCCGCGCTCACCACGATCTTGCGGGTGCAGTCGGAGGGCTGCACGGACGGCCGGGGCACGCTGTTGGGGATGCCGACCACGGTGATGCCGGGGATCGGCGTGTTCTCCATGAAGGACCCGGCATCGGCCTCGGTGACCGTCGTGATCGCGTCCAGCCGCGGGTACACCCGGGCCATCTCGGCACGCACCGCCGGCGGGATGGCGAGATGCGTCATGTGCTCCTGGGCGACGCGCAGCGCGCCCTCCCTGGTGTGGGCGGCGACGAAGAGGTTGAGACTGGGCCGGGTGCCGACCACCACGTCGGCGTCGGTCCGGCGCAGGTCCCGGATGATGCGCTCGTCGGTGAACCGGCTGTACTGCGCGAAGAACTCCTCCTGCCGCGGCACCACTGCGCTCGGCTCGTCGCTGCCGGCGGCACCCCGGTCGGACGAGCCGGGACGCAGGTCGACGAGGGCCCGGACGGTGATGCGCGGGGAGATCTCGAACTTGGTCGCGTTGGCACGCCGGAAGACCGAGACGATCTCCACGTCGTGCTGGACGGAGAGGGCCTCGGCGAGGTTGATGACGGTCCTGTTGGTGCCGCCGATGCCGTAGATGTTGTTGATCAGGAAGGAGATCTTCACCGGGCCGCGCGCTCCTTGCGCTCGAAGGGACTGGGCACCGGGTAGTAGGCGCTGAGGAAGGTGGCGAGCATCTCCGTCTGGCGATCGACGTCGTGGCCGTCGGAGAGCGTGTCGTTGATGCAGAACGCCTGCCGGTCGCGGCGGGCGAGCAGGATGCCCAGCCTCCGTGCGACCTCGGGCCGGGCCAGGTCCAGGTAGGCGAACCGGATGTCGGACGGCACGGCACGGCCGGTGAAGTAGGCGTAGTAGTGGTACAGCGACGACGGGATGGAGATGTCGGTCGGGCTGCGGAACCGGCTGTGGGAGGTCTCCCAGTGCGCTTCGGGGTACTCGCGTTCTATCTCCTCCAGCACACTCCGCCGCAGGGCGTAGGGCGCGTGCCGGAGTTTCTGGACGATGACCGAGCCGAAGTTCTCCAGGAGAAGCCGCCGGTTGTTCTTGCCGGCCGCGTCGACCGGACGGTCCGCGGGGCTGGGGTCCGGGCGGGGCACCTGGGACGGCGAGAAGAAGGTCCGGGTCATGCCGTTGGACAGGAAGAAGTCCTGCGGAGTGACGGGGCGGCCCAGGAACATGTCGTCGTTGAGGTAGAGGAAGTGCTCGGACAGCCCCTTGATGTGGTGCAGCCGGCTCTCGATGGCGTGCGAGTTGAAGGTGGGCAGGGCGGCCGGATCGGCGAAGATCTCGGAGTGGTCGACGACGGTCAGGCGCGGGTGGCTGTCGTTGAGCCATGCCGGACGCTGCCCGTCCGTCACCAGGTGGACGTGTCTGACCCAGGGGGCGTTCTGCTCCAGGGCCCGCAGGGAGTAGCGCAGCTCGTCGCGGCTGATGTAGCGGGCCGCGTTCGCCGACTCGGCGTGGTATCCGCCGTCGTAGGCACTGCGGCGTCGCCGCCAGGCGGGGTCGTTGCCGTCGACCCACGTGTAGACGACGTCGATCGGGAAGCGCACGTCCTCGGGCAGCGCGTCGGCGCATGCCGCTACGGTGCGCACCGAGCGGGTGCGCCGGGTGTGCAGCGCGGCGAAGCCGGTGAGCCGGCTGACCGGCACGGTGACCCGGGGCTCGCGCGGTGACACGTCCTGCGTGACGCGGTTGGGGCGGGGCGCCACGAGGCGTCCGGCCTCGGGCTTCCAGAACTCGATGTCGCAGCTGTGCTCGAGACCGAGCACCAGGGAGCCGGTGGGATCGCTCCAGACCATGCCGGTCCGAAGGACCGCGGCATGGCGGGCCTGCTGCCTGCCGGCCCGGGAGCCCGCCAGTGCCGGACGGGCCTGTGGCGTCTCGCCCCGGCATGCGCGCAGATAGACGGGGCCGTGACCGGCACAGCGTTCGAGCGCTCTGCCCACCTGCTCACGGTCGGACTCCGCGACGGCGAGGACGGAGCGGAAGTCGGAGGTCCCGCGGACGGCGAAGTAGTCGACGCCCGCCTCCTCCAACGCGGTCACGACCAGTTCGAGGTTGGCCTCGCGCAGGCCGAGCGGCGAGACGGTGGGCCGGACCAGGGCGATCCGGTCGCCGTGTCCGGCGAGTGCGGCGAGCCGCTCCCCCTCGCGGAAGAGGTGCGGCCAGCGGCGGCGGGCCCGGAAGCCGCGGAACAGCCGGGAGGCGAGGGAGAGGACGTGCAGCCGGCGGAGCAGGTGCTTGAGCACCGTACGCAGACCTGCCGGGACACGGCGTGCGACACGGCGTCTGAGGCCCGCCGGGACCAGGCTGCGGTATGCGCCGACCGCGGCGGAGGCCTCGGGATTGCCTGTGCTCACGAATGTCTGTCCGGCTCTGTGTCGGTCTGCGGGCGGTCGCACTCGAAGACGCTGGGGACGGGGTAGTACTGGTGCAGGAAGCGCACGACGGCGTTGGTCCCTCCGCCGGAACCCGCCTCCCCGGTGCCGAGACCGAAGAACTGGAGCTGTTGCACGTCACGCCGGACGAGCAGCCGTTGCAGGTGGGTGCCGATCCCGGGCAGTGCCGCGTGCAGCGCCACCGACGCCTCCCCCGAGGGATCGGCGTGCCCGGCGACGTATCCGAAGTGGTGGGCCATCCCGTCCATGGGGTGGGTGCCGGGCACGCCGGACAGCACCTGCTCGTCCGGTACGGGCAGGGACCGCGCCCCCGCCTCCCCGAGCCGGGTGAGGGTGTCGGCCCGGTACGGCTGGGGCCCGGCCGCGTAGCCGTGTCCGGTGGCCCGGCCCGTGACGGAGTAGGCGGCGCGGACCCACTCCGCGAAGGACTCCGACGCGTTCCAGGGGCCGCGCCGGGGGCGGGTTCCGCCGCCGGGCGTGAAGTAGTCGAAGGGACGCACCGGTCGGCCGAGCAGGGCACCGGGCCGCATGAGCAGGAAGTGTTCGGCGAGGTCGGGCAGCTGGTCGAGTCGCCACTCGGCCCCGGGCACGGCGCGGACGACGCTGATCCGTTCGTCCGCCTCCAGCCAGGCCGGCGGCTCCGCCTGGGCGACGACGTGCACGACGTCGATCCACGGCGCGTACTGGTGCACCGAGCGCAGGGCCGCGCGCAGCAGTTCCTCCCCCCACGGCGTGGGGTGCTGCCACAGCAGCACCGCGTCCACGGGGAAGGAGATCTCCTCGAGCCGTACGACGTCGAAGTTCTCCAGGGTGACCGTCGGCCCCAGGTCGCCGTCGATGTCGCAGTAGCCGGACAGCCGGTCGAGACCGATCTCGATGCCGAGTGCTTCGGCGGGCACGGCGCGCTGCACCCGGTTGGGGCGGGGGCCGATGAGCCGTTCGTGGGGCAGGTCGGTGTTGGCGGTCCAGAACTCGATCTCGATGCCCTGGTCCTCGCCCACCCACAGGCCTTCCGTGGGATCGGTGCGGAGCCAGGTGAGGCGGATCACCCGGGCCCGGCCGTAGTGCTTCCACGCCTTGATGTGGCTGCCGGGTGTCTCGCGGGTGTCGGCGGCGGACGGGGACACGGAGACGACGTAGCCGGTGTGCTCCTCCAGCAGGGCGCGCAGCACCCGGCGCACGGTGCCCTTGTCCCGCACCTCCACGGCGAGGCACAGCCGGCGGTCGTCGAGGGCGGGCACCGCGAACCAGGGCACCTCGGCGGCGTCCAGCGCGTGGGTGACCAGGTCGTGGTCGAGCCGGCGGGCGAGGTCGACGGTGAGCCCGGTGTGCACGTGCGCGATCCTGCCGTCCGGTGCGGTCGTACGGCGCTCGGACTGTCCGAGGCCGGCGCGTCGGACGCGTCGCAGGGCCCTGCGGTGCAGGCGCGCCTCACGGCGGCTCAGGGTCCGCGCGAGGCCGCCCTTCACCTTGCGCCGCACGCCCGCGGGCACGGTGGTCGCGGCGGCGGAGCGGACGGGCTGGGGGACGAACCTTCGGTAGACGTGCACCGCGGAACTCATCGACGTCGGATTGGCCACGTCATGAACTCCGTCTCATCGTTCGTAGGGACTTGGGGTGGGGAAGTACGAGGTGAAGAAGTCGTCCAGCAGTTCCTGCTGGGCCTCCGTGTCCTCGGGGGTGGAGAAGGCGTCGTTGAGACAGAACGAGTCCTGGTCCCGGCCGTCGAGCAGCCGTTGGAGTCGGTCCGCCAGGTCGGGCACGGCCAGCTGGATGTAGGTGAAGGGCATCGATCCCGGCTGCGCCCGGCCGGTCAGCGCCGCGTAGTACAGCGCGAACGACGAGGTGGGCGACAGGTCCGTCATGGCCCGGAACCTGCTGGCCGAGGTGCGCGCCCACGCCTCGGGGAACTCCAGTTCGGCCTCCGCCATCGCCGAACGCCGCAAGGCGTAGGGGATGTGCTCCATGGGCTGGGTGATGACCTTGCCGAAACGTTCGTGCAGTAGCGCTCTGTTGTTCTTGCACGCCGCGTCCACCGGACTGTCGGTCTCGGCGACCGCTCCCTGCGGGATGCGATTGCGCGAGGGGAAGTAGCGCGCCGTCCCGTTCGGGGTGAAGAAGGAGTGCGGGGCGACCGGCCGCCCCATGAACATGTCATCGTTGAAGTAGAGGAAGTGCTCGGCCAGCCCCTCGATGTGATGGAGCTGGCTCTCGATCGAGTGCGAGTTGAACGTGGGGAGGTCCTCCGGGTTGCGGAAGATCTCCCGGTGGGTGGCGATGCGGGCCCCGGGCAGGTCCTCGCGCATCCAGGCGGGAACCTGGTCGTCGGTGACGACGTAGATGTTCCGGATCCACGGTGCGAACAGGTGGAGGGAGCGTATCGAGTAACGCAGTTCGTCCCGGCTGATGAACCTGGCGTCGCTCGCCGACTCGGCGTGGTAGACCTCGCCCTTGGCCTGCGCCTTGCGCTGCTTCCAGGCCGGGTCGTTGCCGTCGACCCACGTGTAGACGGCGTCGACGGGGAACGCGATGTCGTCGGCGCAGTTCACCAGGAACTCGGGCCGGGTCGGCAGCGCCGGTGCGAGGTGCCCCGGTGTCCAGTCCGACACGAAGCGGCTGAACAACCGGGCCGCGCCCATGACGTTCGGACCGCCGACGGCCACCGCCCAGGTGGCGCGGTTGGCCCGCGGCGCGACGAGGCAGGTGCCCTGCCGCCGCCAGAACTCCAGGGCGCAGCCGTACTCGTGGCCGAGCAGCAGGTGCCGGCCCGGGTCGGTGCGGTACCAGCTGACCTGCAGGATCCGCGCGCCGACGACCTCGCGCCAGGCGCGGGGGTCACGCGAGGAGACCGGCTTGGCGGGCCGGGGCGCGTCCGGGTCCACGACGCTCAGGTGTCCCGGGTACTGGCCGAGCCCGCGGAACACCGCCTGGAGCGCACGCTCACGGTCCTCTTCGGCGACGCCCACGACCGTGCCGTGGTCGACCGTGCCGCGTACGGCGAAGTGGCCGACGCCGGCCGCGTCGAGCAGGCCGACGAGTGCCGAGCGGTTGGCCTCGCGCGCGGCCAGCGGAGTCAGCCCCGGCTCGACGTAGACGTCGCCGTGCTCGTCCGTGAGCGTCGCCGGCGCGTCCACGGCGGAGGGCCGTGGGCCCGCGGTGCCCTTCCGGGCCACAACGGCCGTGGCGGTCTGATGCGCGGTGAAGTCAGAAACGGTCGTCATGCCACTGAACCCCATAGGACGACGCACGCAGCGGCACAGCCACCCTCCCTCTCCTCACTCGGGACACGCCGGAGTGAGTACCAGTGACCGTGAGCCCTCGTGCCCCCCGGCTCGAATCACGACCACGCCAGGCACCGACCGACCGGTCAGTGCCGTCCACACCGAAACTTTAACGTTCACAGGACCGACACATCTTCACCAAGGTCCCGATTGCTGTCAACAGCAGTCACTTATGACGGAAAATACACTGCTCTCTGACATGCCCTTGAACATCGGACATCGGGCAGATGTCCAGTGCCGCCAACCGGCCCGTCCGACAGTCGGTCTATAGT includes:
- a CDS encoding ribonuclease D, with the translated sequence MTDAHETAADRPLRTTGGAPPDDAGSSASQAPIPLLEPREGIPPVIADADALAEVTAAFAAGSGPVAVDAERASGYRYGQRAYLVQLRRAGAGSALIDPVACPDLSGLGAAIADAEWVLHAATQDLPCLREIGMVPTRIFDTELAGRLAGFPRVGLGAMVENVLGFVLEKGHSAVDWSTRPLPEPWLRYAALDVELLVDLRDALEKELDRQGKLEWARQEFDAIASAPPAEPRKDPWRRTSGMHKVRRRRQLAVVRELWQARDRIAQRRDVSPGKVLGDAAIVEAALALPPDAHALAALNGFGRVNRRQLEQWQLSVDRARALSESQLPQPGQPVTGPPPPRAWADKDPAAAARLTAARAAVTALAERLSMPQENLITPDTVRRVCWEPPATVDAESVGAALAGHGARPWQVEQVTPVLVAALSREAA
- a CDS encoding acetyl-CoA C-acyltransferase encodes the protein MPRTVRDVVFVDGVRTPFGKAGPKGVYHETRADDLVVKAIRELLRRNPGLDPKKIDEVAVAATTQIGDQGLTIGRTAGILAGLPTSVPGYSIDRMCAGALTAVTSVAGSVAFGAYDVAIAGGVEHMGRHPMGEGVDPNPRFVSEKLVDESALFMGMTAENLHDRYPSITKQRADEYAVRSQEKAAKAYANGQIQADLVPVSVRRTNEEAGETGWGLVTADEPMRPGTTLENLAGLKTPFRVHGRVTAGNAAGLNDGATASLIASEDFAREHNLPVKMRLVAYSFAGVEPEVMGYGPIPATEKALAQAGLSISDIGLFEINEAFAVQVLAFLEHYGIADDDARVNQYGGAIAFGHPLASSGVRLMTQLARQFEEQPHVRYGLTTMCVGFGMGATVIWENPHFEGDK
- a CDS encoding 3-hydroxyacyl-CoA dehydrogenase NAD-binding domain-containing protein — translated: MSTTAELLKGAAELFPGEVVTSAHVRHFDLPLGAGRFALVTLDNGHDHTKPTTLGPQSLANIDAALDQVEKEAADGDIVGVGVTGKPFIFAVGADLKGVELLKRHEDALAIGKGGHDVLKRLANLAVPSFAYYNGAAMGGGVEIGLHCTYRTVSAALPAFSLPEVFLGLVPGWGGCTLLPNLIGADKAVSVIIENSLNQNRQLKGKQVLELGIADAIFEGADFLEQSLLWTASVLKGEITVERPLIDRGEAWDQAVAKGRFIADGKVHGAAPAAYRALDIIATAKNGDLQQGYDAEDQALADLIMGGELRSGIYAFNLVQKRGKRPAGAPDKSLARPVTKVGVVGAGLMASQLALLFLRRLEVPVVLTDIDQERVDKGVGYVHAEIDKLLGKGRVNQDKANRLKALVTGVLDKAEGFADADFVIEAVFEEMGVKQKVFAEVEAVAPAHAILATNTSSLSVSEMASKLKHPERVVGFHFFNPVAILPLLEIVRGEQTDEAALATAFGVAKKLKKTAVLVKDAPAFVVNRILTRFMGEIQNVIDEGTPVAVAEKAVEPLGLPMSPLVLLELVGPAIGLHVSETLNRAFPERFTVSPNLKAVVEAGKRGFYVYDSGKPELDPEVAALLKQGDSVLTEEQVRDRVLDAVAQEIGLMLDEGVVAEAQDVDLCLITGAGWPFHLGGITPYLDREGVSERVNGKRFLEAGVASVPA